From Microlunatus capsulatus, a single genomic window includes:
- a CDS encoding helix-turn-helix transcriptional regulator, whose amino-acid sequence MDRAALADFLLNRRNGLQPADVGLAVGVRRRAPGLRREEVAALATMSTDYYTRLEQRRGPQPSTQMLGSLARALRLSADERDYLYRVAGHSAPDRVADPDFVAPGLQRVLDRLTDTPALILSALGETLVQNEPARALFGEVEHLTGLERSGIYRWFVHPVSERRMYPAEDHDRQSRAQVAALRAAHGARGPGSRAGVLARELTRRSPEFARLWEAHEVGRRFEDHKVLVHPELGPIEVDCQALFTEDESQVLLVLTAAPRSAAESALQLLAVLGSQRIGAEGGS is encoded by the coding sequence GTGGACCGTGCAGCGCTGGCCGACTTCCTCCTGAACCGTCGCAACGGCCTCCAACCGGCCGACGTCGGCCTGGCCGTCGGGGTCCGCCGTCGGGCGCCGGGGCTGCGGCGCGAGGAGGTCGCGGCGCTCGCGACGATGTCGACCGACTACTACACCCGGCTGGAGCAGCGCCGCGGACCGCAGCCCAGCACGCAGATGCTGGGCTCGCTGGCCCGGGCGCTGCGGCTGAGCGCGGACGAGCGCGACTACCTCTACCGGGTCGCCGGGCACAGCGCCCCCGACCGGGTGGCCGACCCCGACTTCGTCGCGCCGGGGCTGCAGCGGGTGCTGGACCGGCTGACCGACACCCCGGCGCTCATCCTCTCCGCGCTGGGCGAGACGCTGGTGCAGAACGAGCCGGCGCGGGCGCTGTTCGGGGAGGTCGAGCACCTGACCGGGCTGGAGCGCAGCGGCATCTACCGCTGGTTCGTCCACCCCGTCAGCGAGCGGCGGATGTACCCCGCGGAGGACCACGACCGGCAGAGCCGGGCGCAGGTCGCCGCGCTCCGGGCCGCGCACGGTGCGCGCGGACCGGGCTCGCGCGCCGGCGTGCTGGCCCGCGAGCTGACCCGCCGCAGCCCCGAGTTCGCCCGGCTGTGGGAGGCCCACGAGGTCGGCCGGCGCTTCGAGGACCACAAGGTGCTCGTCCACCCCGAGCTCGGCCCGATCGAGGTCGACTGCCAGGCCCTGTTCACCGAGGACGAGTCGCAGGTGCTCCTCGTGCTGACCGCCGCCCCGCGCTCGGCGGCCGAGAGCGCGCTCCAGCTGCTCGCGGTGCTCGGCAGCCAGCGGATCGGGGCCGAAGGCGGGAGCTGA
- a CDS encoding DUF6766 family protein, with protein MHAVGQAVRPRAGAARFVHDNGLTLFFGGLLLLALVGQSVAGLLEFNSQQVAAGLEEVGYLHYLTTSDFAVDVAENWQSEFLQFFLYILATVWLVQRGSSESKDVDEAGPESDQDQQVGAHASEDSPRWARAGGLRLALYSRSLGVVMGTIFALSWLAQSVAGRAAYNAQQLSQYQDPVSWPGYVGSPDFWSRTLQNWQSEFLAVAAMAALSIYLRQRGSSESKPVGSPHPTTGEEG; from the coding sequence GTGCACGCCGTCGGTCAGGCCGTCCGGCCCCGGGCCGGTGCCGCGCGCTTCGTCCACGACAACGGGCTCACCCTGTTCTTCGGCGGCCTCCTGCTGCTGGCCCTCGTCGGCCAGTCGGTGGCCGGGCTGCTCGAGTTCAACAGCCAGCAGGTCGCCGCGGGGCTCGAGGAGGTCGGGTACCTGCACTACCTGACCACCTCCGACTTCGCCGTCGACGTCGCCGAGAACTGGCAGTCGGAGTTCCTGCAGTTCTTCCTCTACATCCTGGCCACCGTGTGGCTGGTGCAGCGCGGCTCCAGCGAGTCCAAGGACGTCGACGAGGCGGGCCCGGAGTCCGACCAGGACCAGCAGGTCGGAGCCCACGCCAGCGAGGACTCCCCGCGGTGGGCCCGGGCCGGAGGGCTGCGGCTGGCCCTCTACTCGCGCTCGCTGGGGGTGGTGATGGGCACGATCTTCGCCCTGTCCTGGCTGGCGCAGTCGGTCGCCGGCCGTGCGGCCTACAACGCCCAGCAGCTCAGCCAGTACCAGGACCCGGTGTCCTGGCCGGGCTACGTCGGCTCGCCGGACTTCTGGAGCCGGACGCTGCAGAACTGGCAGTCGGAGTTCCTGGCCGTCGCCGCGATGGCCGCGCTGTCGATCTACCTGCGCCAGCGCGGCTCCTCGGAGTCCAAGCCGGTCGGCAGCCCGCACCCCACCACGGGCGAGGAAGGCTGA
- a CDS encoding SDR family oxidoreductase translates to MDITGTTFIPGATSGIGLALALRLQAAGGTVVVGGRRADRLQQIAAEHPGLDTVVVDTTDPASIRAAADQVLAAHPDLDNLVTMAGVMRVEDWRTPEGFLASAEETVTTNLLGPIRLIGAFVEHLRSRPAATIMTVSSGLAFVPLRATPSYNATKAAVHMLSESLRLQLAGTGVQVLELVPPSVRTALLPGQEESAFAMPLDAFADEVVALLEADPDAHEVLVENVRFLRFGEARGDYDQVVATVNASDPHGH, encoded by the coding sequence ATGGACATCACCGGAACCACCTTCATCCCCGGCGCGACCAGCGGCATCGGCCTCGCCCTCGCGCTCCGCCTGCAGGCCGCCGGCGGGACCGTCGTCGTCGGCGGGCGGCGCGCCGACCGGCTGCAGCAGATCGCCGCGGAGCACCCCGGCCTGGACACCGTCGTCGTCGACACCACCGACCCGGCCAGCATCCGGGCCGCGGCCGACCAGGTGCTCGCCGCCCACCCCGACCTCGACAACCTCGTCACCATGGCCGGGGTGATGCGCGTCGAGGACTGGCGGACCCCCGAGGGGTTCCTGGCCTCGGCCGAGGAGACCGTGACGACCAACCTGCTCGGCCCGATCCGGCTCATCGGGGCCTTCGTCGAGCACCTGCGCAGCCGGCCCGCGGCGACGATCATGACGGTCTCGTCCGGCCTGGCGTTCGTCCCGCTGCGGGCGACCCCCAGCTACAACGCCACCAAGGCGGCGGTGCACATGCTCAGCGAGTCGCTGCGGCTGCAGCTGGCCGGCACGGGCGTCCAGGTGCTCGAGCTGGTCCCGCCGTCGGTGCGCACCGCCCTGCTCCCCGGCCAGGAGGAGAGCGCCTTCGCCATGCCCCTGGACGCCTTCGCCGACGAGGTGGTGGCGCTCCTGGAGGCCGACCCGGACGCGCACGAGGTGCTCGTCGAGAACGTGCGGTTCCTCCGCTTCGGCGAGGCCCGCGGCGACTACGACCAGGTGGTCGCCACGGTGAACGCGAGCGACCCCCACGGCCACTAG
- a CDS encoding carbohydrate ABC transporter permease, translating into MSAPTTRLGTVPAPTRPRAGRRRRERTLLTLRLVLALAVSVVLLFPLYWMVVVSLSSRAELLGGDLRFWPRDLTLENFRRVLDSFPVLTWFGNSVAIAVVVALLTVAVNLLAGYAFAQLRFRGSGVLFLLALSTLMLPVQVIMVSLFRLVTGLGLYGSYWAVILPTAASAFGVFLARQFLIAIPRELVEAARIDGAGHLAVFLRIVLPLSKPLIAVLFFMSLLQTWNDFAWPLIALKDNALFTLPIGLLYLQGQFGSDYGGTMAFALLTVAPMVVLFLGFQRYFVQGFARSGIR; encoded by the coding sequence ATGAGCGCCCCCACGACCCGGCTCGGCACCGTCCCCGCCCCCACCCGCCCGCGCGCCGGTCGCCGACGTCGGGAGCGGACCCTGCTCACCCTCCGGCTGGTGCTGGCGCTCGCCGTCAGCGTCGTGCTGCTGTTCCCCCTGTACTGGATGGTCGTGGTCTCGCTGTCCAGCCGGGCCGAGCTGCTGGGCGGCGACCTGCGCTTCTGGCCGCGGGACCTGACGCTGGAGAACTTCCGCCGCGTCCTCGACTCCTTCCCGGTGCTCACCTGGTTCGGCAACTCGGTGGCCATCGCCGTCGTCGTCGCCCTGCTGACCGTCGCCGTGAACCTGCTGGCGGGCTACGCCTTCGCCCAGCTGCGCTTCCGGGGCTCCGGGGTGCTGTTCCTGCTGGCGCTGTCGACGCTCATGCTGCCCGTGCAGGTGATCATGGTCAGCCTGTTCCGGCTGGTCACCGGGCTCGGCCTCTACGGCAGCTACTGGGCGGTGATCCTGCCCACGGCGGCGTCGGCGTTCGGGGTGTTCCTGGCCCGTCAGTTCCTCATCGCCATCCCGCGCGAACTGGTGGAGGCCGCTCGCATCGACGGCGCCGGGCACCTGGCGGTGTTCCTGCGGATCGTGCTGCCGCTGTCGAAGCCGCTCATCGCCGTGCTGTTCTTCATGAGCCTGCTGCAGACGTGGAACGACTTCGCCTGGCCGCTGATCGCGCTCAAGGACAACGCGCTGTTCACCCTGCCCATCGGGCTGCTGTACCTGCAGGGCCAGTTCGGCTCCGACTACGGCGGCACGATGGCCTTCGCCCTGCTCACGGTCGCGCCGATGGTCGTGCTGTTCCTGGGCTTCCAGCGCTACTTCGTCCAGGGGTTCGCCCGCAGCGGCATCCGCTGA
- a CDS encoding dihydrofolate reductase family protein, producing MPDRRLVVTQNITANGVVEFLDPWFDPGDQGDADDLLVFQREQFAAEEVLLLGRQTFEDFRGYWPLQTDDETGVTEHLDRVRKVVVTSSRADPGWQRTTFLHGSLEDGVRGILAEGGGELGLTGSIGVLHALVRADLVDEYRLFVHPVLSSRGRTLVPDRVPLRRMALVESRAFRAGVVLQTYART from the coding sequence ATGCCCGACCGCCGGCTCGTCGTGACCCAGAACATCACCGCCAACGGGGTGGTCGAGTTCCTCGACCCCTGGTTCGACCCCGGCGACCAGGGTGACGCCGACGACCTGCTGGTCTTCCAGCGGGAGCAGTTCGCGGCGGAGGAGGTGCTGCTGCTGGGCCGGCAGACCTTCGAGGACTTCCGGGGCTACTGGCCGCTGCAGACCGACGACGAGACGGGGGTGACCGAGCACCTGGACCGGGTGCGCAAGGTCGTCGTCACCTCGAGCAGGGCCGACCCGGGCTGGCAGCGCACCACGTTCCTGCACGGGTCCCTCGAGGACGGGGTGCGCGGGATCCTCGCCGAGGGCGGGGGCGAGCTGGGTCTGACCGGCAGCATCGGGGTGCTGCACGCGCTGGTCCGGGCCGACCTCGTCGACGAGTACCGGCTGTTCGTGCACCCGGTGCTCAGCAGCCGGGGCCGGACCCTGGTGCCGGACAGGGTGCCGCTGCGCCGGATGGCGCTGGTGGAGTCCCGCGCGTTCCGGGCGGGCGTGGTCCTGCAGACCTACGCCCGCACCTGA
- a CDS encoding ABC transporter substrate-binding protein, which translates to MRRRQFLSALGGAAAAAAVAGCANQANRAPAAGASATPAGSGFPVQVRHRYGTTTVPAAPQRVVTLGQTDHDALLALGVVPVAVAGFVDSDYSPARPWNEALLGPTPPVLNMLEIPFEKVAALQPDLVLGVMSGLTEDDHTKLSAIAPTVAQPVDHEDWAVPFPAHTRLVGAALGRAAEADRLVTELEAAFAEVRAQNPVLVGKRAACAELWGADFAVLGTGAPRTQFLTDVGMTFSGPLAALAGKGYNAPLSAEKVDLLDELDVVVWTTEHTDVDALLDHEVVRRLRTTTEGRYLLASNGGEDDLLYSMDWGSVLSNRWAIEHAVPRLIRAVDGDSSTDANSAG; encoded by the coding sequence ATGCGTCGTCGCCAGTTCCTGTCCGCCCTCGGCGGCGCCGCCGCGGCGGCCGCGGTCGCCGGCTGCGCCAACCAGGCCAACCGCGCGCCGGCGGCCGGGGCCTCGGCGACGCCGGCCGGGTCCGGCTTCCCCGTCCAGGTGCGGCACCGGTACGGGACGACGACCGTGCCCGCCGCACCGCAGCGGGTGGTCACGCTGGGCCAGACCGACCACGACGCCCTGCTGGCCCTGGGCGTCGTCCCGGTCGCCGTCGCCGGCTTCGTGGACAGCGACTATTCCCCCGCCCGGCCCTGGAACGAGGCGCTGCTGGGCCCGACGCCGCCGGTGCTCAACATGCTGGAGATCCCCTTCGAGAAGGTCGCGGCGCTGCAGCCGGACCTGGTCCTCGGCGTGATGAGCGGCCTCACCGAGGACGACCACACCAAGCTCAGCGCCATCGCCCCGACGGTGGCCCAGCCCGTCGACCACGAGGACTGGGCGGTGCCCTTCCCGGCGCACACCCGGCTGGTCGGCGCGGCGCTCGGCCGGGCCGCCGAGGCCGACCGGCTCGTCACCGAGCTGGAGGCGGCGTTCGCCGAGGTGCGGGCGCAGAACCCGGTGCTGGTCGGCAAGCGCGCCGCCTGCGCCGAGCTGTGGGGTGCCGACTTCGCGGTCCTCGGGACCGGCGCCCCCCGCACCCAGTTCCTCACCGACGTCGGCATGACGTTCTCGGGGCCCCTCGCCGCGCTGGCCGGGAAGGGCTACAACGCCCCGCTGAGCGCGGAGAAGGTGGACCTGCTCGACGAGCTCGACGTGGTGGTCTGGACCACCGAGCACACCGACGTCGACGCCCTGCTCGACCACGAGGTCGTCCGCCGGCTGCGGACCACGACGGAGGGCCGCTACCTGCTGGCCTCGAACGGCGGGGAGGACGACCTGCTGTACTCGATGGACTGGGGCAGCGTCCTCAGCAACCGCTGGGCGATCGAGCACGCGGTGCCGCGGCTGATCCGGGCCGTCGACGGGGACTCCTCGACCGACGCCAACAGCGCCGGCTGA
- a CDS encoding DUF664 domain-containing protein, whose translation MTRGGGVVADTQRHAGHADVIRELLDGAVGMESGNPGLPVRDRAGGEQHRARLVDIARGSAGTR comes from the coding sequence ATGACCCGGGGCGGTGGGGTCGTCGCCGACACCCAGCGCCACGCCGGGCACGCGGACGTCATCCGCGAGCTCCTGGACGGCGCCGTCGGGATGGAGTCCGGCAACCCGGGCCTGCCGGTCCGCGACCGGGCTGGTGGGGAGCAGCACCGCGCTCGGCTCGTGGACATCGCGCGGGGGTCCGCCGGCACCCGATGA
- a CDS encoding ABC transporter substrate-binding protein — protein MSLTRRGFLGATAAAAPVALAGCAGFRTGGAATDEGADGALTFTTWGTDSELAGFRSAIDQFLAANPGSQVQLNAVPYEQMFTNIDAQIQAGNPPDVFRVPYYTFGGYAGRQQLLDLTPHLEAGFADRFTETAWSAVQNDGKPFGVPHHTDTSAILYNKDVLDAAGITAVPTEVEQAWTWDQFGEVAATLRKSLDRDKYPFAYNWQGNGVTRWLSLLFQADGRFLAEDLRTPAIDSAAGRAALEFSQGFFSDRLVPPSDSVKSTTYAADLWYSQTTAMVFGGAFMVPDADATLDFSWGATFAPRKVRGGGDFGGNALVATAGTPRPELAAKFLAFVTEQEQMRAFCAGASLLPTRRDLAEQGVEFAVRPELSPVFLGQAGVVRAQDAAQVASPSMTGIITVLKDQLEEAFVGGQSVEDTLAGLTEGIASATAGE, from the coding sequence ATGAGCTTGACCAGACGAGGCTTCCTCGGCGCGACCGCGGCGGCGGCCCCCGTGGCGCTGGCCGGTTGCGCCGGCTTCCGCACCGGCGGCGCGGCGACCGACGAGGGGGCCGACGGCGCCCTCACCTTCACGACGTGGGGCACCGACAGCGAGCTGGCCGGCTTCCGGAGCGCCATCGACCAGTTCCTGGCCGCCAACCCGGGCTCGCAGGTGCAGCTGAACGCGGTCCCGTACGAGCAGATGTTCACCAACATCGACGCGCAGATCCAGGCGGGCAACCCGCCGGACGTCTTCCGCGTGCCGTACTACACCTTCGGCGGCTACGCCGGGCGCCAGCAGCTGCTGGACCTCACCCCGCACCTCGAGGCCGGCTTCGCCGACCGCTTCACCGAGACCGCCTGGAGCGCCGTGCAGAACGACGGCAAGCCGTTCGGCGTCCCGCACCACACCGACACCTCGGCGATCCTCTACAACAAGGACGTCCTCGACGCCGCCGGCATCACCGCGGTGCCGACGGAGGTCGAGCAGGCCTGGACCTGGGACCAGTTCGGGGAGGTCGCGGCCACCCTGCGGAAGTCGCTGGACCGTGACAAGTACCCGTTCGCCTACAACTGGCAGGGCAACGGCGTCACGCGCTGGCTGAGCCTGCTGTTCCAGGCCGACGGCCGCTTCCTCGCCGAGGACCTCCGCACCCCGGCCATCGACTCCGCGGCCGGCCGGGCCGCCCTCGAGTTCAGCCAGGGCTTCTTCAGCGACCGGCTGGTCCCGCCCAGCGACTCGGTGAAGTCCACGACCTACGCGGCCGACCTCTGGTACTCCCAGACCACGGCCATGGTCTTCGGCGGCGCCTTCATGGTCCCCGACGCCGACGCCACCCTCGACTTCTCCTGGGGAGCCACCTTCGCCCCGCGGAAGGTCCGCGGGGGCGGCGACTTCGGCGGCAACGCCCTGGTGGCCACGGCCGGCACCCCGCGCCCGGAGCTGGCCGCGAAGTTCCTGGCCTTCGTCACCGAGCAGGAGCAGATGCGGGCCTTCTGCGCCGGCGCCTCGCTGCTGCCGACGCGCCGCGACCTCGCCGAGCAGGGCGTCGAGTTCGCCGTCCGGCCGGAGCTCTCCCCCGTCTTCCTCGGCCAGGCCGGCGTCGTGCGGGCCCAGGACGCCGCGCAGGTGGCCTCGCCGTCGATGACCGGGATCATCACGGTCCTCAAGGACCAGTTGGAGGAGGCCTTCGTCGGCGGCCAGAGCGTCGAGGACACCCTCGCCGGGCTCACCGAGGGCATCGCCTCGGCCACCGCCGGTGAGTAG
- a CDS encoding methyltransferase domain-containing protein, which yields MDLFAGTAAAYRRYRSGVPDEVAELLARAAPRRFPRRLLDLGTGTGFVVRAMLPHVDEVVAVDVDADLLAVAEEDLRPLAGTTPLTFLLGRAEEVRPPAGWQASLVTVCRTFHWLDRPAVLRHLEDLVVDDGVVAVFGDRSAWTSDNPWAREAKQVVTEFLGPDRRAGSGTYQRPARGYLDDLADSAFSAVERVEVPVRRERDLDGVVGYLHSTSFAAAHLFGDRLAAFDDEVRRRLAPLAVDGRFVDDNAFDVLLARRPG from the coding sequence GTGGACCTCTTCGCCGGCACCGCCGCCGCCTACCGCCGGTACCGCTCCGGCGTCCCGGACGAGGTCGCCGAGCTGCTCGCGCGGGCCGCACCCCGCCGGTTCCCGCGGCGGCTCCTCGACCTGGGCACGGGTACCGGGTTCGTGGTGCGGGCGATGCTCCCGCACGTCGACGAGGTGGTCGCCGTCGACGTCGACGCGGACCTGCTCGCGGTCGCGGAGGAGGACCTCCGACCCCTGGCGGGAACCACGCCGCTGACGTTCCTCCTCGGCCGGGCCGAGGAGGTCCGGCCGCCGGCGGGCTGGCAGGCGTCGCTGGTCACCGTCTGCCGCACCTTCCACTGGCTGGACCGGCCGGCGGTCCTGCGCCACCTCGAGGACCTCGTCGTCGACGACGGCGTCGTCGCGGTCTTCGGCGACCGCAGCGCCTGGACCTCCGACAACCCGTGGGCGCGGGAGGCGAAGCAGGTGGTCACCGAGTTCCTCGGGCCGGACCGCCGGGCCGGGTCGGGCACCTACCAGCGGCCCGCCCGCGGCTACCTCGACGACCTCGCCGACTCGGCCTTCTCCGCCGTCGAGCGGGTGGAGGTGCCGGTCCGGCGCGAACGCGACCTGGACGGCGTCGTCGGCTACCTGCACTCCACGTCCTTCGCCGCGGCCCACCTCTTCGGCGACCGGCTCGCGGCGTTCGACGACGAGGTCCGGCGCCGGCTCGCGCCACTGGCGGTGGACGGCCGCTTCGTCGACGACAACGCCTTCGACGTCCTGCTGGCCCGGCGGCCGGGATGA
- a CDS encoding class I SAM-dependent methyltransferase gives MGRAPYPTALADALQEALGLDGRGRLLDVGCGPGSLTLLLAPLFAEVVGVDADPDMLVVARRLAAAAGITTTTTWRHLRAEDLPADLPPVDVVTLAQSFHWMDQPRVAAVLRRLLVPGGTLVHVSATTHAGVPAERPLPHPEPPRAEIERLVTRYLGEERRAGQGLRPPGSGGAEDDVYRAAGFAGPELLTVPGRVVERTAEQVASSVLSLSSAAPHLFGDRLGAFEADLRQLLQRAAPDGRFAEQLAPTTLHLWR, from the coding sequence GTGGGCCGGGCGCCCTACCCGACGGCGCTCGCGGACGCCCTGCAGGAGGCGCTGGGCCTGGACGGCCGGGGCCGGCTCCTCGACGTCGGCTGCGGCCCCGGCTCGCTGACCCTGCTGCTGGCTCCGCTGTTCGCCGAGGTGGTGGGGGTGGACGCCGACCCCGACATGCTCGTCGTGGCCCGCCGGCTCGCGGCGGCCGCCGGGATCACCACCACCACCACCTGGCGTCACCTCCGGGCCGAGGACCTGCCGGCCGACCTCCCGCCCGTCGACGTCGTCACCCTCGCCCAGTCCTTCCACTGGATGGACCAGCCGCGGGTCGCGGCGGTGCTGCGGCGCCTGCTGGTTCCCGGCGGGACGCTGGTGCACGTCAGCGCGACCACCCACGCGGGCGTCCCGGCCGAGCGGCCGCTGCCCCACCCGGAGCCGCCGCGGGCGGAGATCGAGCGGCTGGTCACGCGGTACCTCGGCGAGGAGCGGCGGGCGGGCCAGGGGCTCCGGCCCCCCGGATCCGGTGGTGCGGAGGACGACGTCTACCGGGCGGCGGGCTTCGCCGGTCCCGAGCTGCTGACCGTGCCGGGCCGGGTCGTCGAGCGGACCGCTGAGCAGGTGGCGTCGTCGGTGCTGTCGCTCTCGAGCGCCGCCCCGCACCTCTTCGGCGACAGGCTGGGCGCCTTCGAGGCCGACCTGCGGCAGCTGCTGCAGCGGGCGGCCCCGGACGGCCGGTTCGCCGAGCAGCTGGCGCCCACCACCCTGCACCTGTGGCGCTGA
- a CDS encoding GNAT family N-acetyltransferase, which translates to MSGPRSTGAGTRPAVVRLREGADLPGCVDGLAAVHRLDRYPTRWPDDPGRWLTPPRLAAAWVVDDGEVQGHLALVRGVEDEQLVRATGRPAAELVAVSRLFVRPAARGRGLGERLLRTAAEHAVRDGAGLVLEVVAEGRSAALRLYARLGWEQVGQRTASWTTPDGARPRLVLLRWVPGG; encoded by the coding sequence GTGAGCGGGCCGCGCTCGACCGGTGCCGGGACGCGGCCCGCGGTGGTCCGGCTGCGGGAGGGGGCCGACCTGCCCGGCTGCGTCGACGGGCTGGCCGCGGTGCACCGTCTGGACCGGTACCCGACGCGGTGGCCCGACGACCCGGGACGCTGGCTGACCCCACCGCGGCTGGCGGCCGCCTGGGTCGTCGACGACGGGGAGGTGCAGGGGCACCTGGCGCTGGTGCGCGGCGTCGAGGACGAGCAGCTGGTCCGCGCCACGGGTCGTCCGGCGGCCGAGCTGGTCGCGGTCAGCCGGCTGTTCGTCCGGCCGGCCGCCCGGGGCCGCGGGCTGGGGGAGCGGCTGCTGCGGACCGCGGCGGAGCACGCCGTCCGCGACGGCGCGGGCCTGGTGCTGGAGGTGGTCGCGGAGGGCCGGTCGGCCGCGCTCCGCCTCTACGCGCGGCTCGGCTGGGAGCAGGTCGGGCAGCGCACCGCCAGCTGGACGACGCCGGACGGCGCCCGGCCGCGGCTGGTGCTGCTCCGCTGGGTCCCCGGCGGGTGA
- a CDS encoding DUF1540 domain-containing protein, which translates to MTTTLEMPHVTDCTATSCAYNHDGCHAYAVNIDASAACGTFLSLNQKGGLDVVAQVGACQRQDCVFNTDLECRAPSITVGSTSADAGCLSYQAA; encoded by the coding sequence ATGACCACGACCCTCGAGATGCCGCACGTCACCGACTGCACGGCGACCTCCTGCGCCTACAACCACGACGGCTGCCACGCCTACGCCGTCAACATCGACGCGTCCGCCGCCTGCGGCACCTTCCTCTCGCTGAACCAGAAGGGCGGCCTCGACGTCGTCGCCCAGGTCGGCGCCTGCCAGCGCCAGGACTGCGTGTTCAACACCGACCTCGAGTGCCGCGCGCCCTCGATCACCGTCGGCTCCACCAGCGCCGACGCCGGCTGCCTCTCCTACCAGGCCGCCTGA
- a CDS encoding DUF402 domain-containing protein: MITALTVLRDGRVEAAGYRDGQAVVYDWGFTWEGRALEQRTFVLLDLGFQVNQPVIFPEQQRGWWYCDLVRLELSGDLLRVDDDLVDVVVGPPDHPYRVLDLDEYGDALASGAREPADVVDGLRRTQLFLDRHLNRRHDVRRDTWPDFPPRAIAGLAALPFRPRWRLV, translated from the coding sequence GTGATCACCGCGCTCACCGTGCTGCGCGACGGCCGGGTCGAGGCCGCCGGGTACCGCGACGGCCAGGCCGTCGTCTACGACTGGGGCTTCACCTGGGAGGGCCGTGCGCTCGAGCAGCGCACCTTCGTCCTGCTGGACCTCGGGTTCCAGGTCAACCAGCCGGTCATCTTCCCCGAGCAGCAGCGCGGCTGGTGGTACTGCGACCTCGTGCGGCTGGAGCTGTCCGGGGACCTGCTCCGGGTCGACGACGACCTCGTGGACGTGGTCGTCGGCCCGCCCGACCACCCCTACCGGGTCCTCGACCTCGACGAGTACGGGGACGCGCTCGCGTCCGGCGCGAGGGAGCCGGCGGACGTCGTCGACGGTCTGCGCCGGACCCAGCTGTTCCTCGACCGGCACCTCAACCGCCGCCACGACGTGCGCCGCGACACCTGGCCCGACTTCCCGCCCCGGGCCATCGCCGGGCTCGCGGCCCTGCCGTTCCGGCCGCGGTGGCGGCTGGTGTGA
- a CDS encoding carbohydrate ABC transporter permease encodes MSTPAVRLPRTARRPGRAAEALAGYTFLAPNLVLLGVFVLLPLVGAAVLSLQRTDGFGAGRFVGLDNYARLVGDGLFWRSTLNTALFTAVVTPLSMALGLGIAVLLNSVLPGRAFFRSVLILPMAVSGVATALMGVLVFDENSGVVDKLLRFAGLPAVPWQSGGAAAFVSVVLVTLWWRVGFNMLIYLAGLQGIGPEIYEAGKLDGASGWQAFRHLTVPMVGPSSFFLLIMNVIYSFQVFDIVFVLTGGGPRNATSVLVTYAYDTGFVTRDQGYAAAIGMVLLLVTLAFTALRWRTSRSRDLVG; translated from the coding sequence GTGAGCACGCCCGCGGTGCGCCTGCCGCGGACGGCCCGACGTCCGGGTCGGGCCGCGGAGGCGCTGGCCGGGTACACGTTCCTGGCCCCCAACCTCGTGCTGCTCGGGGTGTTCGTCCTGCTCCCGCTGGTCGGGGCCGCCGTCCTCAGCCTGCAGCGCACCGACGGCTTCGGGGCCGGCCGCTTCGTCGGTCTGGACAACTACGCGCGGCTGGTCGGCGACGGGCTGTTCTGGCGCTCGACGCTCAACACGGCCCTGTTCACCGCCGTCGTCACCCCGCTCTCGATGGCCCTCGGCCTGGGGATCGCCGTCCTGCTGAACTCCGTGCTCCCCGGCCGCGCCTTCTTCCGCAGCGTCCTCATCCTCCCGATGGCCGTCTCGGGGGTCGCGACCGCGCTGATGGGCGTGCTCGTGTTCGACGAGAACAGCGGCGTCGTGGACAAGCTGCTCCGGTTCGCCGGCCTGCCCGCCGTGCCCTGGCAGTCCGGCGGCGCGGCGGCCTTCGTCTCGGTCGTGCTGGTCACCCTGTGGTGGCGCGTCGGCTTCAACATGCTCATCTACCTCGCCGGCCTGCAGGGCATCGGCCCGGAGATCTACGAGGCCGGGAAGCTCGACGGCGCCAGCGGCTGGCAGGCCTTCCGGCACCTCACCGTGCCCATGGTGGGCCCGTCGTCCTTCTTCCTGCTGATCATGAACGTCATCTACTCCTTCCAGGTCTTCGACATCGTCTTCGTGCTGACCGGCGGTGGCCCGCGCAACGCGACGTCGGTGCTGGTGACCTACGCCTACGACACCGGGTTCGTCACCCGCGACCAGGGCTACGCCGCGGCGATCGGGATGGTCCTGCTGCTGGTCACGCTGGCGTTCACCGCCCTGCGCTGGCGCACCAGCCGCTCCCGGGACCTCGTCGGATGA